The Bemisia tabaci chromosome 5, PGI_BMITA_v3 genome includes a window with the following:
- the LOC109040742 gene encoding tyrosine-protein phosphatase non-receptor type 11 isoform X2, with protein sequence MIMPECVSPCSPMLALCAPTKVMLGIGTALSSALSAAERRHSTALAQWFHGHLSGKEAEQLILDKGKNGSFLVRESQSKPGDYVLCVRTDDKVTHVMIRCKDNRYDVGGGVKFDSLSELIEHYKHNPMVETSGTVVHLKQPFNATRINASGIDGRVKELQKENVQLTGKAGFWEEFESLQHQESKHLFTRKEGQKPENRNKNRYKNILPFDHTRVKLKHVDQNVPGSEYINANYIKDEEGGRSYIATQGCLPSTMADFWQMVWQENTAVIVMTTKEMERGKSKCARYWPDEGRSKEYGKIAVKHISQSSTIDYTLREFLVSFEQEDRKVYHYHFQAWPDHGVPSDPGCVLNFLHDVNARQDSLMGAGPIIVHCSAGIGRTGTFIVIDMILDQIKRQGLDSEIDIQRTIQMVRSQRSGMVQTEAQYKFVYLAVQQYIQTVSQRMLALQKSMQLGREYTNIRYSTETTPPISVTDTIARSISTSGFPLSPSRSTTSLHTPIHNSKLSPGKSSLDAHLPRPPEDIPKQIYENIPLKENVVSTNSYNIGPPPPVFAPPPPPPRKI encoded by the exons GTGGTTCCACGGTCATCTCTCAGGGAAGGAAGCGGAGCAGCTGATATTGGACAAGGGGAAGAATGGTAGTTTTTTAGTTCGAGAATCTCAAAGCAAACCGGGTGATTACGTCCTATGTGTGAGGACAGACGACAAAGTTACGCACGTTATGATAAGATGCAAA GATAATCGATACGACGTAGGCGGTGGTGTCAAATTCGATAGTTTATCTGAGTTAATAGAGCACTACAAACATAATCCAATGGTGGAAACTAGTGGCACTGTCGTTCATCTCAAGCAACCGTTCAATGCAACTAGGATTAATGCAAGCGGTATAGATGGCCGCGTCAAAGAATTACAG aaaGAAAATGTGCAGTTAACAGGCAAAGCAGGGTTCTGGGAGGAATTTGAATCTCTCCAGCATCAAGAAAGCAAACATTTGTTCACCCGCAAAGAGGGACAAAAACCCGAAAATAGAAACAAAAATAGATATAAGAATATTTTACCAT tTGACCATACTAGAGTCAAACTAAAGCACGTTGATCAAAATGTTCCTGGTTCTGAATATATCAATGCTAATTATATCAAA GATGAAGAAGGTGGCCGTAGCTACATAGCAACACAAGGGTGCTTACCAAGCACAATGGCAGACTTTTGGCAAATGGTGTGGCAGGAAAATACAGCTGTAATTGTGATGACTACCAAAGAAATGGAAAGAGGCAAA AGTAAATGTGCAAGATATTGGCCAGACGAAGGAAGGTCTAAAGAATATGGAAAAATTGCTGTGAAACACATATCTCAATCATCTACCATTGATTATACGCTTCGAGAATTTTTAGTTAGTTTTGAGCAAGAAGATAGAAAAGTTTACCATTACCATTTTCAG GCCTGGCCAGACCATGGAGTGCCATCTGATCCAGGCTGCGTTCTCAATTTCCTCCACGATGTAAACGCTCGGCAAGATTCTCTGATGGGAGCAGGACCAATAATAGTCCACTGTAGTGCCGGGATAGGCAGAACTGGAACTTTCATTGTGATTGATATGATTCTAGATCAAATAAAGCGTCAAG GCTTAGATAGTGAAATAGATATCCAACGTACCATTCAAATGGTCAGATCTCAACGATCTGGAATGGTGCAAACAGAAGCGCAGTATAAATTTGTTTACTTGGCTGTCCAACAGTACATCCAAACAGTTTCTCAGCGCATGCTTGCACTCCAG aagaGCATGCAGTTAGGGCGAGAGTACACGAATATTCGCTACTCAACAGAAACAACTCCTCCAATCAGTGTAACTGATACCATCGCTCGCTCTATTTCAACATCGGGTTTTCCTCTCTCACCATCACGCTCAACCACATCTTTGCACACACCAATCCACAATAGTAAATTATCACCAGGAAAATCCTCACTAGATGCGCATTTACCTAG GCCACCAGAAGATATTCCAAAGCAGATTTATGAGAATATCCCTCTCAAGGAAAACGTAGTATCAACAAATTCGTACAACATTGGGCCACCTCCGCCTGTTTTTgcaccccctcctcctcctcctcgaaAAATATAA
- the LOC109040742 gene encoding tyrosine-protein phosphatase non-receptor type 11 isoform X3 codes for MVRMNPNIRHLLLMVKHAFFKKSSRVHWRQSRWFHGHLSGKEAEQLILDKGKNGSFLVRESQSKPGDYVLCVRTDDKVTHVMIRCKDNRYDVGGGVKFDSLSELIEHYKHNPMVETSGTVVHLKQPFNATRINASGIDGRVKELQKENVQLTGKAGFWEEFESLQHQESKHLFTRKEGQKPENRNKNRYKNILPFDHTRVKLKHVDQNVPGSEYINANYIKDEEGGRSYIATQGCLPSTMADFWQMVWQENTAVIVMTTKEMERGKSKCARYWPDEGRSKEYGKIAVKHISQSSTIDYTLREFLVSFEQEDRKVYHYHFQAWPDHGVPSDPGCVLNFLHDVNARQDSLMGAGPIIVHCSAGIGRTGTFIVIDMILDQIKRQGLDSEIDIQRTIQMVRSQRSGMVQTEAQYKFVYLAVQQYIQTVSQRMLALQKSMQLGREYTNIRYSTETTPPISVTDTIARSISTSGFPLSPSRSTTSLHTPIHNSKLSPGKSSLDAHLPRPPEDIPKQIYENIPLKENVVSTNSYNIGPPPPVFAPPPPPPRKI; via the exons GTGGTTCCACGGTCATCTCTCAGGGAAGGAAGCGGAGCAGCTGATATTGGACAAGGGGAAGAATGGTAGTTTTTTAGTTCGAGAATCTCAAAGCAAACCGGGTGATTACGTCCTATGTGTGAGGACAGACGACAAAGTTACGCACGTTATGATAAGATGCAAA GATAATCGATACGACGTAGGCGGTGGTGTCAAATTCGATAGTTTATCTGAGTTAATAGAGCACTACAAACATAATCCAATGGTGGAAACTAGTGGCACTGTCGTTCATCTCAAGCAACCGTTCAATGCAACTAGGATTAATGCAAGCGGTATAGATGGCCGCGTCAAAGAATTACAG aaaGAAAATGTGCAGTTAACAGGCAAAGCAGGGTTCTGGGAGGAATTTGAATCTCTCCAGCATCAAGAAAGCAAACATTTGTTCACCCGCAAAGAGGGACAAAAACCCGAAAATAGAAACAAAAATAGATATAAGAATATTTTACCAT tTGACCATACTAGAGTCAAACTAAAGCACGTTGATCAAAATGTTCCTGGTTCTGAATATATCAATGCTAATTATATCAAA GATGAAGAAGGTGGCCGTAGCTACATAGCAACACAAGGGTGCTTACCAAGCACAATGGCAGACTTTTGGCAAATGGTGTGGCAGGAAAATACAGCTGTAATTGTGATGACTACCAAAGAAATGGAAAGAGGCAAA AGTAAATGTGCAAGATATTGGCCAGACGAAGGAAGGTCTAAAGAATATGGAAAAATTGCTGTGAAACACATATCTCAATCATCTACCATTGATTATACGCTTCGAGAATTTTTAGTTAGTTTTGAGCAAGAAGATAGAAAAGTTTACCATTACCATTTTCAG GCCTGGCCAGACCATGGAGTGCCATCTGATCCAGGCTGCGTTCTCAATTTCCTCCACGATGTAAACGCTCGGCAAGATTCTCTGATGGGAGCAGGACCAATAATAGTCCACTGTAGTGCCGGGATAGGCAGAACTGGAACTTTCATTGTGATTGATATGATTCTAGATCAAATAAAGCGTCAAG GCTTAGATAGTGAAATAGATATCCAACGTACCATTCAAATGGTCAGATCTCAACGATCTGGAATGGTGCAAACAGAAGCGCAGTATAAATTTGTTTACTTGGCTGTCCAACAGTACATCCAAACAGTTTCTCAGCGCATGCTTGCACTCCAG aagaGCATGCAGTTAGGGCGAGAGTACACGAATATTCGCTACTCAACAGAAACAACTCCTCCAATCAGTGTAACTGATACCATCGCTCGCTCTATTTCAACATCGGGTTTTCCTCTCTCACCATCACGCTCAACCACATCTTTGCACACACCAATCCACAATAGTAAATTATCACCAGGAAAATCCTCACTAGATGCGCATTTACCTAG GCCACCAGAAGATATTCCAAAGCAGATTTATGAGAATATCCCTCTCAAGGAAAACGTAGTATCAACAAATTCGTACAACATTGGGCCACCTCCGCCTGTTTTTgcaccccctcctcctcctcctcgaaAAATATAA